One Longimicrobium sp. DNA window includes the following coding sequences:
- a CDS encoding carboxymuconolactone decarboxylase family protein has product MHLSPIENPSSSWLKLAYKASAKRFGKVIGPLKVIYARKPGLMVLALHIQRTMEHGLSLEPSLRRLVQVQAARQNGCTFCEDITLAEAIRQRVGAEKFAALADYRTSPVFTERERAALAFGEEATMRRSVSADTVAALREHFSDVEIVELTWLNAAENYFNLQAAVLGIESDGLAALASAPRKG; this is encoded by the coding sequence ATGCACCTGAGCCCCATCGAAAACCCCTCCAGCTCGTGGCTGAAGCTGGCGTACAAGGCTTCGGCGAAGCGGTTCGGAAAGGTGATCGGCCCGCTGAAGGTGATCTATGCCCGCAAACCGGGGCTGATGGTGCTGGCGCTGCACATCCAGCGGACGATGGAGCACGGGCTGTCGCTGGAGCCGTCGCTGCGCCGGCTGGTGCAGGTGCAGGCCGCGCGGCAGAACGGCTGCACGTTCTGCGAGGACATCACTCTGGCCGAGGCCATCCGCCAGCGGGTGGGGGCAGAAAAGTTCGCGGCCCTCGCGGACTATCGCACCAGCCCCGTGTTCACGGAGCGGGAGCGCGCCGCCTTGGCGTTCGGGGAAGAGGCGACCATGCGCCGGTCCGTGTCGGCGGATACCGTGGCGGCGCTGCGCGAGCACTTCAGCGACGTGGAGATCGTGGAGCTCACCTGGCTGAACGCGGCCGAGAACTACTTCAACCTGCAGGCGGCGGTGCTGGGCATCGAGTCCGACGGGCTGGCGGCGCTGGCGTCGGCGCCCCGGAAGGGCTGA